From Pseudomonas sp. G2-4:
CTTCCCAGTGTTGGGCGAGCTCACGGATTTTCATGATGACCTCAATAAGCTTGCTCGTGGCAGGCGGTGAGTGACAAGCCGTTGTGTGGCTTATCTATCAGACTAGCTTTGTCCGACAAGGTTTAAAGTCCCTTCGTCGCTTGTCATAACCGACAGGCATCGGCACTCTCTAGGTCATGCGTCTAACCCGATAGCTGTCCGGACCTTTTTGCTGGAGAACTGCTGATGACCGATATCGATGCCCGCTTGCGCGAGGATGTTCACCTGCTCGGCGAGCTGCTGGGCAACACCATTCGCGAACAGTACGGGGACACGTTTCTCGACAAAATCGAGCAGATCCGCAAGGGCGCCAAGGCTGACCGACGCGGCTCCGTGGACGCCGAGCTCAGTGCCAGCCTCAACCAGTTGAGCGAGGACGAATTGCTGCCGGTGGCGCGGGCGTTCAACCAGTTCCTCAACCTGGCCAACATCGCTGAGCAATACCAACTGATCCATCGCCGCGAGGAGTCGCAGCCGGAACCGTTCGAAGCGCGGGTGTTGCCCGAGCTGCTCGCCCGGTTGCGCGCCGAGGGGCATGGCGCCGAATCCCTGGCGCGGCAATTGGGGCGGCTGGAGATCGAACTGGTTCTCACGGCCCATCCGACTGAAGTGGCCCGTCGCACGCTGATCCAGAAGTACGACGCCATCGCCGCGCAGCTGGCGGCCCAGGACCACCGCGACCTGACCAGCGCCGAGCGCGCGCACATCCACGAGCGCCTGCAGCGACTGATCGCCGAGGCCTGGCACACCGAAGAAATCCGCCGGACCCGGCCGACCCCCGTGGATGAAGCCAAATGGGGCTTTGCGGTGATCGAGCATTCACTGTGGCAGGCCATTCCCAATTACCTGCGCAAGGCCGACCAGGCTTTGCACGCCGCCACCGGGCTGCGCCTGCCGTTGGAGGCCGCGCCCATCCGCTTTGCTTCGTGGATGGGCGGTGACCGTGACGGCAACCCGAATGTGACTGCCGCAGTGACCCGTGAAGTGCTGTTGCTGGCCCGGTGGATGGCGGCTGATCTGTACCTGCGCGACGTCGATCAACTGGCCGCCGAGTTGTCCATGCAAAACGCCAGCGAGGCCTTGCGTGCCCAGGCGGGTGAAAGCGCCGAACCTTATCGGGCCGTGCTCAAGCAGTTGCGTGAACGCCTGCGCGCCACCCGCAACTGGGCCCATGCATCCTTGAAAGACACCACGCCGGCAACCGCCGATGTGTTGCAGCACAACCGCGAGCTGCTGGATCCCCTGGAGCTGTGTTACCACTCCCTGCACGAATGCGGCATGGGTGTGATCGCCGACGGCCCGCTGCTCGATTGCCTGCGCCGGGCGGTGACCTTCGGGTTGTTCCTGGTGCGTCTCGATGTGCGCCAGGACTCGACGCGCCACACGGCCGCCATGACCGAAATCACCGACTACCTGGGCCTGGGTCGCTATGAGGATTGGAGCGAGGAGCAGCGTATCGGCTTCTTGCTGGAGGAGTTGAACAACCGGCGGCCACTGCTGCCAGCCCACTTCAAGCCATCGGCCGATACGGCGGAGGTCCTGGCCACGTGCCGCGAAGTGGCTGCGGCACCCGCGGCGTCCCTGGGTTCCTATGTCATCTCCATGGCTGGCGCGGCTTCCGATGTGCTGGCTGTACAACTGCTGTTGAAAGAGGCCGGCGTGTTGCGGCCGATGCGGGTGGTGCCGCTGTTCGAGACCCTGGCCGACCTGGACAACGCCGGGCCGGTGATCGAGCGGTTGTTGCTGTTGCCGGGTTATCGCTCACGGTTGCAGGGGCCCCAGGAAGTGATGATCGGCTATTCCGATTCGGCCAAGGACGCCGGGACCACAGCGGCGGCCTGGGCGCAGTATCGGGCCCAGGAGCGGCTGGTGGACATCTGCCGCGAACAGCAAGTCGAACTGCTGTTGTTCCATGGCCGTGGCGGCACCGTGGGTCGTGGTGGTGGCCCGGCGCACGCGGCGATCCTGTCCCAGCCGCCGGGTTCGGTGGCCGGGCGTTTCCGCACCACTGAGCAGGGTGAAATGATTCGTTTCAAATTCGGCCTGCCGGACATCGCCGAACAGAACCTCAATCTGTACCTTGCCGCCGTGCTTGAGGCGACCTTGCTGCCACCGCCGCCGCCCACCCCCCAGTGGCGGCACCTGATGGACGAACTGGCCGCCGACGGCGTCAGCGCCTACCGCGCCGTGGTGCGCGAGAATCCGCAATTCGTCGAGTACTTCCGCCAGTCCACGCCGGAGCAGGAACTGGGGCGCCTGCCCCTGGGCAGTCGGCCGGCCAAGCGTCGGGCCGGCGGTATCGAAAGCCTGCGGGCGATCCCGTGGATCTTCGGTTGGACCCAGACCCGCCTGATGTTGCCGGCCTGGCTCGGCTGGGAAACCGCCCTGAGCAAGGCTCTGGAACGGGGTGAAGGCGAGCTGCTGGGGCAGATGCGCGAGCAGTGGCCGTTCTTCCGTACCCGCATCGATATGCTGGAGATGGTGCTTGCCAAGGCTGACGCTGACATTGCCCGCTCCTACGATGAGCGTTTGGTGGAGCCTGGACTGCTACCGTTGGGTGCGCATTTACGCGACCTATTGTCGCAGGCGTGCTCCGTGGTCCTGGGGTTGACCGGTCAGTCGCAGCTACTGGCACATAGCCCTGCCACGCTCGAATTCATTCGCCTGCGCAACACCTACCTCGATCCGTTGCACCTGTTGCAAGCCGAACTGCTGGCACGCTCGCGGCAGCAGGATGTGGCCCAGGGCAGCCCCGTAGAACAGGCGTTGCTCGTGTCTGTGGCGGGGATTGCCGCCGGTTTGCGCAATACCGGCTAAGGTTAAGCGGCGCACCGAAACGGCCCGCCCGGCGTCTCCGGGCGTGGTCCTGGAGGGGAGGGAACAGGTCAGTCGGGCGACAGTTTGTGGTCCGGTTGCGCCTCTCGCCACCTCCTTCGAAGGTCGTAGCGGGCGCGGGTTCCTCCGACTTTCGGCGGCTTGTGTGGGTCGGGCCTGCTGTGTATCTTGATCAGCCTTTGGCCGTTTGGGCGGTCACGATCCTGTTTTCCGAGATTGGCCCCACGAGGCGAATCCGAGCGTTTACATAAAAAAATTGAGGAGCACATCGATGCGCGTCATTCTGCTGGGAGCTCCCGGGGCCGGTAAAGGTACTCAGGCAAAGTTCATCACCGAAAAATTCGGTATCCCGCAAATCTCCACTGGCGACATGCTGCGTGCCGCGGTCAAGGCGGGCACCGAGCTGGGCGTCAAGGCCAAGAGCATCATGGATGCCGGCGGCCTGGTGTCGGATGACCTGATCATTGCCCTGGTCAAAGATCGCATCGCTCAAGCCGATTGCGTCAACGGCTTTCTGTTCGACGGTTTCCCGCGCACCATTCCCCAGGCCGAAGCTCTGGTAGAAGCCGGCGTGGAGCTCGATCACGTGGTCGAGATCGCCGTCGACGACGAAGAGATCGTCCAGCGCATCGCCGGTCGTCGTGTCCACGAGCCGTCCGGCCGTGTCTACCACACCGTCTACAATCCGCCGAAAACCGCCGGCAAGGACGACGTCACCGGCGAAGACCTGGTGCAGCGCAAGGACGACACTGAAGAAACCGTGCGTCATCGCCTGTCGGTCTACCATTCCCAGACCAAGCCGCTGGTGGCGTTCTACCAGGAACTGTCGGCCAAGACTCACGGCAAGCCGAAATACAGCCACATCCCGGGCGTTGGTTCGGTCGATGCGATCACCGGCAAGGTGCTCGAAGCGCTGAGCTGAAAAGTCTGATCAGCTGCATGAACTACGGCCCGCTTGCGGGCCGTAGTTGTTTATACTGGCGCACTTTTTTCCCACCTGATTTACGGACACATCGATGAGCACCTTGCTGGCCCTGGACACCGCGACTGAAGCTTGCTCCGTTGCCTTGCTGCACGACGGCAAGGTCACGAGCCATTACGAGGTGATCCCGCGCCTGCATGCGCAAAAGCTGCTGCCGATGATCCAGCAATTGCTCAGCGATGCCGGGACCACCTTGCAGGCGGTGGATGCGATTGCCTTTGGCCGTGGACCGGGGGCTTTTACCGGCGTGCGCATCGCCATCGGTGTGGTGCAGGGGCTGGCGTTTGCGTTGGAGCGCCCGGTGTTGCCGGTGTCGAACCTGGCGGTGCTGGCCCAGCGCGCCTTGCGCGAACAAGGCGCCCGGCAAGTCGCGGCGGCCATCGATGCGCGGATGGACGAGGTGTATTGGGGCTGCTACCGCGAAACCGACGGCGAGATGCGTCTGGTCGGTGCTGAGGCGGTACTGCCACCCGAAGCCGCAGCGTTACCGAGCGGGGCCGACGGTGACTGGTTCGGCGCCGGCACCGGTTGGGGCTACGGCGAGCGAATAGCCGTCAACCTCAGCGGCCAGGACGCCACCCTGCTGCCCCACGCCGAAGACCTGCTCGCCCTGGCCCGCTTCGCCTGGGCACGCGGCGAAGCCATCCCAGCCGATGATGCGCAACCGGTGTACCTGCGGGATAAGGTCGCGACGCCGAAATCCGAGCGATAAGCCCAGGGTTGACCGCATTCCCAAGCGGCGGTGTGGTGGCAAGGAGCTTGCTCCAATAAACCCAGGCTTGACTGCATTCTCAAGCGGGCAGCGTTGTGGCGAGGGAGCTTGCTCCCGCTGGGGCGCGCAGCGGCCCCCTACATTGGTGTGCAGGTCTATCCATCTGGCGAGCGCTGCGCACTCGAGCGGGAGCAAGCTCCCTCGCCACAAAAGTGATCTGTACTCTACATACATCCGCATCCCACAGAGTCATCTACCTCATCTTCAAAAGTCATTTCCTCCCCCAAAAGTCACGCCGAAAATCACCAGTCGTCACTTTTTCCGCCCGTTTTTAAACCTTTTTGGCTTTATGTGTTCTAGTTATCACTTGCGCATTTGCGCGGCTGTGAAAGTGCCGCTAAATTGCCATCATTGATACCGAGCATTCTGTTATGCGTATAGACGGCGTTCCATCCCAGTCCTACCCCATCAAGCGCAAGCCTCGTGCAGGCAAAACCGCCGAGTCTGAGTCTTTTGATGACATCGAAGGCGAACTGGAATTTCCGTCTGAAGAGCAACTGGCCGCCCGTGCCGCCAAAGCCTCCGCGCAACGCCTGAGCAATCTTCCCGCCCGTCAGCAAGACATGCTGTATCACCGTTCCATGAGCCGCAGCGTGGCCACGGCCCTGGCCAGCTACCTGAGCACCGCCGGTTTCGTCGATTGGGATATGGAAGTGCTGGGACTCGACCTCTACATCTGATGGTGTTGCCTTATTACCTGGGCTGCCCGTCCTGGAGCGAAAACGCCTGGCGTGATTATCTTTATCCCCAGGACGCAAAAACCTCCGACTTCCTGAATCTCTATTCCCAAGTGTTCAATGCCGTGGAAGGCAATACGACTTTCTACGCCAGTCCCTCTGCGGCCATCGTCCAGCGTTGGGCCGAGACCATGCCCGGGCATTTTCGCTTCACTGCCAAGTTGCCCGGAGACATCAGCCACAATGGTGACTTGCGCGAGCGTCTGACAGCCACCGAAACCTTCGTGCAATTGCTCAGCCCCCTGGGTGAGCGGGTTTCACCCTTCTGGCTGCAATTATCCAAGGCCTTTACCCCCAATCGATTGCCCGAGTTGGCAGGTTTCATCGACGCCTTCGAGCGGCCGTTGGCCGTAGAAGTGCGCCACGATGAGTTCTTTGCCAAGGGCGATGCCGAACGGCGCCTCAATCGCCTGTTGCTCGACCGCGGCGTCGAGCGCATCTGCCTCGATCCCCGGGCGTTGTTCAGTTGCACCTCGACCGACCCTGCCGTGCTCCATGCACAATCGAAAAAGCCCCGCGTGCCACCCCGGCCGACCGCCTTCACCCAATGCCCGCAGGTGCGCTTCATCGGCCATCCGGTGTTGGAGGCCAACGAGCCTTTCCTGACGCCCTGGGTAGAAAAAATCGCCGGGTGGATCGAAGAAGGTCGCACGCCTTACATCTTCCTGCACACCGCCGACAACCTGTTGGCGGCAAAACTCGCGCAGCACTTTCACCGCCGCTTGATGAGTCGTTTGCCTGGCTTGCCGGCCCTGCCTGAGCTATATAGAGAGCCCGCCGCCGAGCAACTGGGTTTGCTCTGAGGCCTGATCCCTCTCTGCCCAGGAGCGAACCAAATGGATGCGCAAACCCGTCGAGCCCAGGCGTTCAAGGCCCTGCACGAACGCGAAGGGGCTTTTGTCATTCCCAATCCGTGGGACGCCGGTTCCGCCAAGATGCTGGCCAGCCTCGGCTTCGAGGCCTTGGCAACGACCAGTGCCGGCCACGCTTTTTCCCTGGCACGGCCTGATGGTGCATTGGGGCTGGAAGACACCCTGGCCAACGTACGGGCGATTGTCGCCGCCACCGATCTGCCAGTGGCGGTCGACCTGGAGAACGGTTTTGCCGACGCGCCCGAGGAATGCGCCCGTAACCTGCTGCGTGCGGCGCACGCCGGCGCGGTGGGGGGCTCCATCGAAGATGCCACGGGGCGCGAAGACAACCCGATCTATTGCTTCGAGCATGCGGTGGCACGGGTCAAAGCCGCTGCTGACGCGGTGCGCAGCTTGCCGTATCCCTTCCTGCTGACCGCCCGGGCGGAGAATTTCCTGCACGGCAATCCCGATCTGGATGACACGATTCGCCGCCTGAAGGCGTTCGCTGATGCCGGCGCCGACGTGCTCTACGCGCCGGGGCTGAGTTCGGCCAAACAAGTGCTCGCAGTGGTGCAGGCCGTGGCGCCGAAGCCGGTGAATGTGTTGATGTCCGGGGCGCTGGACCTGACGGTGACGCAATTGAGCGAACTGGGGGTCAAGCGCATCAGCGTCGGATCGGCCCTGGCCTTGGCCGCGTATGGCGAATTTTTCCGCGCCGCCGAGGAAATCCAGCAGCAGGGCACGTTCACGTTCACCCGTCGCTCGATGCCGTTCAAACAGGCTAACCAATTATTCAAGGGTTGATGCCCGAGGCAGTGTCGTGCGGTTTTTGAAAGGTTTAATAGTCGTGGCGCTGATCGTTGGCTTCGCCGCGCTGGCGGTATGGCGTGGCTGGCTGTCGCTGCCGCCACAATGGAATCCCTGGGCGCCCCTGGACGTCAACCAGCCACCCAACCTGCTGACCCGCTACAAGCTCATGGCCCTGCGCAACGATCCGCAGCTGTGTGACCAGGCCCTCGCCACCGCGGGACTGCGGACCGCTCGCCAGGCCGACAGTGGCGCCAATACGTCGTGCCCGTTGACCAACGTGTTGAGGGTGCAGGGAGGTGAGGTGGCACTGAGCAGCAGTTTCCTCGCCAGTTGTCCATTGGCGGTGGCGTTCGCGCTGTTCGAGCGTCATGCGCTACAACCGGCGGCAGCGGCGACCTATGGACAGAAAGTGACGCGGGTCGATCACCTCGGCAGTTTTGCCTGTCGCAACATGTACGGTCGGGAAAGTGGGGCGCGCAGCCAGCACGCCACGGCCAGTGCGTTGGATATCGCCGGGTTTCGCCTGGCTGATGGCCGCACGGTCAGCGTGCTCAGGGACTGGCCGAAGGACAACGCCGATGCGCGGTTTCTGCGACAGGTGCGCGAGGGCGCCTGCGAGATGTTCAGTGTGGTCTTGAGTCCGGATTACAACGCGGCGCACCGCAACCATTTTCATCTGGATGTCGGGCCATGGTGGATCTGTCGTTGAGGATCAGGCGGCGATGCGCAGGTTCTGCAGCACGATCGGGCGTGCCCAGCGGGTGTCGAAGTCCAATTGTTTCTGTTGTGCCACCAGCTCTTCTTCCGGGAACGGTGGGAAGGGCTTGTCCAGCAGGTCGAGTTCGAACTCGGCAATCGGCAGGTGCAGTGGGCGCGGCTGCGGCGCCGGGCCGGGTTCAGGCAGCGGTTGGCCGGCGGCGAGGACGAGCGGGCGAACCCAGTGGCTCTCGAAGGTCTGCTGTTTTTGTTGGGCGGCGATTTCTTCCGGCGGGAAGGGCGGGAAAGGCTTGTCCAGCAGGTCGAGTTCGAATTCGGCGATGGGCAGGAACAGCGGCTCAGGCGGTTTGACCGGGGTTTCGGTGACTTCGCAGGTGCGCTGGCTGACGATGTGTTCCAGCAGTTCGGCGCCGAGGGTCGGTTCAACCGCTTCATCGAGGGCGACGGGCTGGTAGCTGCCAGGCGCCGGAGCGTTATCACCCAGTTGATCGGCCAGGGCCCGGGCAAAAAAATCCTGCCACAGGTGACTGACGCCGCTCAGGGCTTGGGTGTTTCGCAGGCTGTAATCGCCGTAAGGGGAGATAACGCCTATCGATGTGGATTGAATGTCTGACATTTTTCTCGGTCGACGCTCAGCTCTGGCAAAATGCCGTTCACCTTTGTTATCGGCCGTTTTTACCGATCATTAATTTTTTGAGCATGTTTCCCTGAATGAACAACTTCCATGAGTGAGCAACCGGCGGCCTGCCGCATCCATGTCCAAGCCTTGGCCCCTGCCTTCCAGCCCCAGGCCGAGCAGTGGGCCGAGCGGCTTGGCCTGCCTTTGCAAGTGGACGATGGCGAGTTTGCCTTGCAGGTCGGCGAGCAAGGGCTGCAATTGCAGCAGTTGGGCCCGGACGCGCCGGGGCCGGTGCGGGTGGACTTCGTCGAGGGCGGTGCGGCTCATCGTCGGCTGTACGGTGGCGGCAGTGGCCAGATGATCGCCAAGGCGGTCGGGATCGCCCAGGGAGTGCGTCCGCGGGTGCTGGATGCCACGGCCGGACTGGGCAAGGATGCGTTCGTGCTGGCTAGCCTGGGGTGTGAAATGAGCCTGATCGAGCGCCAGCCGCTGATTGGAGCGCTGCTGGAAGACGGCCTGGCCCGCGCGGCGGAGGATTTCGACGTGGCGCCCATCGTGGCGCGCATGCGCTTGCTCAAGGGCAACTCCATCGAGGTGATGCGCAACTGGGAGGGCGAGCCGCCCCAAGTGATCTACCTGGACCCGATGTTTCCCCATCGCGAGAAAACCGCCCTGGTGAAGAAGGAAATGCGCCTGTTCCGGCCCCTGGTAGGCGATGACCAGGATGCCCCGGCACTGCTGGCCGCGGCCCTCGCCCTGGCGACTCATCGGGTGGTGGTCAAGCGCCCACGCAAGGCCCCGTGCATCGAAGGGCCGAAGCCGAGTCATGGCCTCGATGGCAAATCCAGCCGGTATGACATCTACCCCAAGAAAGCGCTCAAGTCCTGAGACCGCGTCGCCTGCATCGCGAGCAAGCTCGCTCCCACATTGGATCTGTTGCGTTCATCAAACCCTGTGGGAGCGAGCTTGCTCGCGATGAGGCCCTTCCAGCTAGCGAAAGGCTACCGGGCCGAGCTAAGACCGATACGCCCGCACAAACAACTCCACTACTTCCCGCACATGGGCCTCGGCCGCGTCGCCTTCCAGTCGCGGGCCGCAGCCGAACAACAGCCTGAAATTCGCCGCGCCCTTGATCAGGCAAAAAAAGTGCTCGGCGGCATTGCGCGGTTTGTCGATGCTCAGGGCGCCGCTTTGGTTGACCTTGCTCAGCAGCCGCTCCATGCCCGAGAGCATCCGCTGGGGGCCGGCTTCGTAGAAAATCGTCGAGAGCTTCGGGTCCTGGCTGCCCAGGGCCATGATCAGCCGATGCAGGTTCACCGATTCGTCGCTGTTGATCAGTTGGTTAAAGCCACGGGCAATGTTCAACAGCACGTTTTCAATCGGCACGCCGTCAGGCCATTCGTAAAACAGCGGCGGCACCTGTTCTTCGCACTTGGCCAGGACGGCAGCGGAAAACAGCGTTTCCTTGTCGTTGAAGTGGCTGTAGACCGTCAGCTTAGACACGCCCGCCTCGGCGGCGACGGCGTCCATGCTGGTGCTGGCATAACCCAGGCTCAGGAACAGTTTTTTGGCCGCGTCGAGAATGGCTTGGCGTTTGGCCAGGTCCTTCGGACGGCCAGGGCCGTTGGGAGGTGAAAGATTGTTCGACATTCTTCGCTTTTAATACTGGACTGGTGAGTTTGCTATTAATAACATACTCGCCAGTATAATTATTCCAAGCACCATTAGCGAAAGGTTACTCGTCATGTTCCGCTATGCGTTGTCCCTCGCCCTGCCAGTCAGCCTGGTTTTTTTATTGTCTGCGTGTGGTCATGACGAGCCGGTGTCGGTAGCCGTGCGCCCCGTCATGGTGGTCAAACCACAGCCTTCGGCCCAGGCGATGGACAGTTATCCCGGCGAGGTGCGCGCACGTTTCGAGCCCGACCTGGCCTTCCGCATCGGTGGCAAAGTGAGCCGACGACTGGTCGAAGAGGGCCAGCGGGTCAAAGCCAATCAGGCGTTGGCCGAACTCGACCCCGAGGATGTGCGCCTGCAACTGGAGGCCACCCGCGCCCAGGTTGCCGCCGCCGAGGCCAACCTGAACCTGGTGCGCGCCGAGCGTGATCGCTACAAGACCTTGATGGAGCGGCAGATGGTCAGCCGCTCACAATACGACAATGCCGAAAACCTCTACCGCTCTGGCGCTGCGCGACTCAAGCAGATCAAGGCCGAGTTCGATGTCGCCAATAATCAGGCCAGCTACGCGGTACTGCGTGCCCCTCAGGATGGCGTGGTTGCCCGGCGTTCTGTGGAAGTCGGGCAGGTGGTGTCGGCGGGGCAAACCGTCTTCACGCTGGCCACCGACGGTGAGCGTGAAGTACTGATCGACTTGCCGGAGCAGAGTTTCGGCCGGTTCAAGATTGGCCAGCCGGTCTCGGTCGAACTGTGGAGCCAGCCCGACCAGCGTTTCAGCGGGCGCATCCGCGAACTCTCGCCGGCTGCCGACCCCAAGTCTCGCACCTTCGCCGCCCGTGTCGCGTTCACCGCTGGCAGCGTTCCGGCTGAGTTGGGCCAGAGCGCCCGGGTATTTATCCAGTCCGCCGACAAGGTCTCGCTGTCGGTGCCGCTATCGGCCCTGACCGCCGAAAACGGCGCGACTTATGTCTGGGTACTCAACGCCAACAACACCCTGAAAAAAGTCCCGGTGCGCGTCGGCGCCTTCGGCGAAAAAACCATTCCGGTGCTGGAAGGCCTGGGCCCGGATGATTGGGTCGTGGCAGCCGGGGTGCATGTGCTCCTCGACGGCCAGCAGGTGCGGCCGGTGGATCGCTCCAACCGCGTCGTCAACCTGACGACCAAGGAGTAATCCCCGATGGGTTTCAATCTTTCCGAATGGGCACTGCGTAATCGCCAGATCGTACTGTTCCTGATGCTGTTGCTGGCCGTCGTCGGTGCGCTTTCCTACACCAAGCTCGGCCAGAGTGAAGACCCGCCGTTCACCTTCAAAGCCATGGTCATCCGGACCAACTGGCCAGGAGCCACGGCCGAAGAAGTCTCGCGCCAGGTGACCGAACGCATCGAAAAGAAGCTGATGGAAACCGGCG
This genomic window contains:
- the ppc gene encoding phosphoenolpyruvate carboxylase, which codes for MTDIDARLREDVHLLGELLGNTIREQYGDTFLDKIEQIRKGAKADRRGSVDAELSASLNQLSEDELLPVARAFNQFLNLANIAEQYQLIHRREESQPEPFEARVLPELLARLRAEGHGAESLARQLGRLEIELVLTAHPTEVARRTLIQKYDAIAAQLAAQDHRDLTSAERAHIHERLQRLIAEAWHTEEIRRTRPTPVDEAKWGFAVIEHSLWQAIPNYLRKADQALHAATGLRLPLEAAPIRFASWMGGDRDGNPNVTAAVTREVLLLARWMAADLYLRDVDQLAAELSMQNASEALRAQAGESAEPYRAVLKQLRERLRATRNWAHASLKDTTPATADVLQHNRELLDPLELCYHSLHECGMGVIADGPLLDCLRRAVTFGLFLVRLDVRQDSTRHTAAMTEITDYLGLGRYEDWSEEQRIGFLLEELNNRRPLLPAHFKPSADTAEVLATCREVAAAPAASLGSYVISMAGAASDVLAVQLLLKEAGVLRPMRVVPLFETLADLDNAGPVIERLLLLPGYRSRLQGPQEVMIGYSDSAKDAGTTAAAWAQYRAQERLVDICREQQVELLLFHGRGGTVGRGGGPAHAAILSQPPGSVAGRFRTTEQGEMIRFKFGLPDIAEQNLNLYLAAVLEATLLPPPPPTPQWRHLMDELAADGVSAYRAVVRENPQFVEYFRQSTPEQELGRLPLGSRPAKRRAGGIESLRAIPWIFGWTQTRLMLPAWLGWETALSKALERGEGELLGQMREQWPFFRTRIDMLEMVLAKADADIARSYDERLVEPGLLPLGAHLRDLLSQACSVVLGLTGQSQLLAHSPATLEFIRLRNTYLDPLHLLQAELLARSRQQDVAQGSPVEQALLVSVAGIAAGLRNTG
- the adk gene encoding adenylate kinase → MRVILLGAPGAGKGTQAKFITEKFGIPQISTGDMLRAAVKAGTELGVKAKSIMDAGGLVSDDLIIALVKDRIAQADCVNGFLFDGFPRTIPQAEALVEAGVELDHVVEIAVDDEEIVQRIAGRRVHEPSGRVYHTVYNPPKTAGKDDVTGEDLVQRKDDTEETVRHRLSVYHSQTKPLVAFYQELSAKTHGKPKYSHIPGVGSVDAITGKVLEALS
- the tsaB gene encoding tRNA (adenosine(37)-N6)-threonylcarbamoyltransferase complex dimerization subunit type 1 TsaB; translation: MSTLLALDTATEACSVALLHDGKVTSHYEVIPRLHAQKLLPMIQQLLSDAGTTLQAVDAIAFGRGPGAFTGVRIAIGVVQGLAFALERPVLPVSNLAVLAQRALREQGARQVAAAIDARMDEVYWGCYRETDGEMRLVGAEAVLPPEAAALPSGADGDWFGAGTGWGYGERIAVNLSGQDATLLPHAEDLLALARFAWARGEAIPADDAQPVYLRDKVATPKSER
- a CDS encoding DUF72 domain-containing protein, whose product is MVLPYYLGCPSWSENAWRDYLYPQDAKTSDFLNLYSQVFNAVEGNTTFYASPSAAIVQRWAETMPGHFRFTAKLPGDISHNGDLRERLTATETFVQLLSPLGERVSPFWLQLSKAFTPNRLPELAGFIDAFERPLAVEVRHDEFFAKGDAERRLNRLLLDRGVERICLDPRALFSCTSTDPAVLHAQSKKPRVPPRPTAFTQCPQVRFIGHPVLEANEPFLTPWVEKIAGWIEEGRTPYIFLHTADNLLAAKLAQHFHRRLMSRLPGLPALPELYREPAAEQLGLL
- a CDS encoding isocitrate lyase/phosphoenolpyruvate mutase family protein, translating into MDAQTRRAQAFKALHEREGAFVIPNPWDAGSAKMLASLGFEALATTSAGHAFSLARPDGALGLEDTLANVRAIVAATDLPVAVDLENGFADAPEECARNLLRAAHAGAVGGSIEDATGREDNPIYCFEHAVARVKAAADAVRSLPYPFLLTARAENFLHGNPDLDDTIRRLKAFADAGADVLYAPGLSSAKQVLAVVQAVAPKPVNVLMSGALDLTVTQLSELGVKRISVGSALALAAYGEFFRAAEEIQQQGTFTFTRRSMPFKQANQLFKG
- a CDS encoding extensin family protein; translation: MRFLKGLIVVALIVGFAALAVWRGWLSLPPQWNPWAPLDVNQPPNLLTRYKLMALRNDPQLCDQALATAGLRTARQADSGANTSCPLTNVLRVQGGEVALSSSFLASCPLAVAFALFERHALQPAAAATYGQKVTRVDHLGSFACRNMYGRESGARSQHATASALDIAGFRLADGRTVSVLRDWPKDNADARFLRQVREGACEMFSVVLSPDYNAAHRNHFHLDVGPWWICR
- a CDS encoding energy transducer TonB; this translates as MSDIQSTSIGVISPYGDYSLRNTQALSGVSHLWQDFFARALADQLGDNAPAPGSYQPVALDEAVEPTLGAELLEHIVSQRTCEVTETPVKPPEPLFLPIAEFELDLLDKPFPPFPPEEIAAQQKQQTFESHWVRPLVLAAGQPLPEPGPAPQPRPLHLPIAEFELDLLDKPFPPFPEEELVAQQKQLDFDTRWARPIVLQNLRIAA
- a CDS encoding class I SAM-dependent methyltransferase translates to MSEQPAACRIHVQALAPAFQPQAEQWAERLGLPLQVDDGEFALQVGEQGLQLQQLGPDAPGPVRVDFVEGGAAHRRLYGGGSGQMIAKAVGIAQGVRPRVLDATAGLGKDAFVLASLGCEMSLIERQPLIGALLEDGLARAAEDFDVAPIVARMRLLKGNSIEVMRNWEGEPPQVIYLDPMFPHREKTALVKKEMRLFRPLVGDDQDAPALLAAALALATHRVVVKRPRKAPCIEGPKPSHGLDGKSSRYDIYPKKALKS
- a CDS encoding TetR/AcrR family transcriptional regulator, which translates into the protein MSNNLSPPNGPGRPKDLAKRQAILDAAKKLFLSLGYASTSMDAVAAEAGVSKLTVYSHFNDKETLFSAAVLAKCEEQVPPLFYEWPDGVPIENVLLNIARGFNQLINSDESVNLHRLIMALGSQDPKLSTIFYEAGPQRMLSGMERLLSKVNQSGALSIDKPRNAAEHFFCLIKGAANFRLLFGCGPRLEGDAAEAHVREVVELFVRAYRS
- a CDS encoding efflux RND transporter periplasmic adaptor subunit gives rise to the protein MFRYALSLALPVSLVFLLSACGHDEPVSVAVRPVMVVKPQPSAQAMDSYPGEVRARFEPDLAFRIGGKVSRRLVEEGQRVKANQALAELDPEDVRLQLEATRAQVAAAEANLNLVRAERDRYKTLMERQMVSRSQYDNAENLYRSGAARLKQIKAEFDVANNQASYAVLRAPQDGVVARRSVEVGQVVSAGQTVFTLATDGEREVLIDLPEQSFGRFKIGQPVSVELWSQPDQRFSGRIRELSPAADPKSRTFAARVAFTAGSVPAELGQSARVFIQSADKVSLSVPLSALTAENGATYVWVLNANNTLKKVPVRVGAFGEKTIPVLEGLGPDDWVVAAGVHVLLDGQQVRPVDRSNRVVNLTTKE